The following proteins are co-located in the Rippkaea orientalis PCC 8801 genome:
- the tyrS gene encoding tyrosine--tRNA ligase, producing the protein MSLTSPSETLNWLYRGTHEIFPHQPDSNNREENLEQLLKQCDRPLRVKLGIDPTGSDIHLGHSIPFRKLRMFQDAGHTAVVIIGDFTAQIGDPTGKSEVRKQLTPEQVQANAKNYLEQLHPILDFDTPGRLEIRYNSQWLSQLNLAKIQELLATMTVGQMLAKEGFAERFKQENPIFLHEFLYPLMQGYDSVMIDADVELGGTDQKFNIAVGRDLQRHFGKKPQFGLLLPILIGTDGSQKMSKSLNNYVGLKEGPLSMYSKLEKTPDALIKEYFELLTNFSLDTLPENPRDCQKQLAVEIVSQFHGKDAALLAQKTAEELVTQGIGTSTDAVPEYELSQVEFPAKLFYILSASGLCESSGDGRRQLQGGAVRIDGTRVTDPNLIFNTPEELYGKVLQVGKKKFIRLI; encoded by the coding sequence ATGTCCCTGACCAGTCCTTCTGAAACCCTCAATTGGTTGTATCGAGGAACCCATGAAATTTTTCCCCATCAACCCGACTCAAATAACCGAGAAGAAAACCTCGAACAACTCCTAAAACAGTGCGATCGCCCCTTAAGGGTTAAACTAGGAATTGATCCCACGGGTTCAGATATTCATCTTGGCCATAGTATCCCCTTTCGTAAATTGCGGATGTTTCAAGATGCTGGTCATACAGCCGTGGTCATTATTGGCGATTTTACGGCACAAATTGGCGATCCCACGGGTAAATCAGAAGTTAGAAAACAATTAACCCCCGAACAAGTTCAAGCAAACGCTAAAAATTATTTAGAACAACTCCATCCGATCCTAGATTTTGATACCCCTGGACGCTTAGAAATCCGCTACAATTCTCAATGGTTAAGTCAATTAAATTTAGCTAAAATTCAAGAATTGTTAGCTACAATGACCGTGGGACAAATGTTAGCTAAAGAAGGATTTGCTGAAAGATTTAAACAAGAAAATCCTATCTTTCTCCATGAATTTCTCTATCCTTTAATGCAGGGGTACGACTCAGTGATGATCGATGCGGATGTTGAATTAGGAGGAACGGATCAAAAATTTAATATTGCCGTAGGACGAGACTTACAAAGACACTTTGGCAAAAAGCCACAATTTGGGTTACTCTTACCGATTTTAATTGGGACTGATGGCAGTCAAAAAATGTCGAAATCTCTCAACAATTATGTTGGATTAAAAGAAGGACCCTTATCCATGTACTCGAAATTAGAAAAGACTCCCGATGCACTAATTAAAGAGTATTTTGAATTACTGACAAACTTTTCCTTAGACACTTTACCCGAAAATCCAAGAGACTGTCAAAAACAATTAGCCGTCGAAATTGTGTCCCAATTCCACGGAAAAGACGCAGCCTTATTAGCACAAAAAACCGCCGAAGAATTAGTAACACAAGGAATAGGAACTTCTACTGATGCCGTTCCCGAATATGAATTATCTCAGGTAGAATTTCCTGCTAAATTGTTTTATATACTCAGTGCCAGTGGACTGTGTGAAAGTAGTGGAGACGGAAGACGACAACTTCAAGGGGGTGCAGTTCGTATCGATGGGACTCGCGTTACTGATCCTAATCTAATTTTTAATACCCCCGAAGAACTATACGGAAAAGTCTTACAAGTCGGCAAGAAAAAGTTTATTCGACTGATTTAA
- a CDS encoding energy-coupling factor ABC transporter ATP-binding protein has product MTHCAIKVQDLSFNWHENAPVLRSCSLEVPEGEFWMLLGTNGSGKSTLLRLLTGLLTPQSGTIEMTPPVGFVFQNPDRQLVMPTVGADIAFGLVCEHLDPAEVRNRVREALSAVNLLELERRPIYALSGGQKQRIAIAGAIARHCSVLLLDEPTALLDADTQLELVAQVQRLVKTQGITALWVTHRLDELNYCDGAFLLEGGQVTDQGDPQLLKAKLLQKNAS; this is encoded by the coding sequence ATGACCCATTGCGCGATTAAAGTTCAAGATTTAAGCTTCAATTGGCACGAAAACGCCCCCGTCCTGAGATCTTGCTCCCTAGAGGTTCCTGAAGGCGAATTTTGGATGTTATTAGGGACTAACGGCAGTGGGAAATCTACTCTCCTACGACTGCTGACGGGACTATTAACCCCCCAAAGTGGAACCATTGAAATGACTCCCCCCGTGGGGTTTGTCTTCCAAAACCCTGATCGCCAATTAGTGATGCCTACTGTTGGGGCTGATATTGCCTTTGGGTTAGTCTGCGAACATCTAGACCCCGCAGAAGTCCGTAACCGAGTCCGAGAAGCCCTATCTGCTGTCAATTTGCTAGAATTGGAACGACGACCCATTTATGCCCTTAGTGGGGGGCAAAAGCAACGTATCGCTATCGCTGGAGCGATCGCTCGTCACTGCTCAGTATTACTCCTCGATGAACCCACCGCCCTCCTTGATGCCGATACTCAACTGGAATTAGTGGCTCAGGTACAACGGTTAGTCAAAACTCAAGGAATTACGGCTCTTTGGGTCACCCATCGTCTTGATGAACTCAATTATTGCGATGGCGCGTTTTTACTCGAAGGAGGGCAAGTGACCGATCAAGGCGATCCTCAATTGCTCAAAGCCAAATTGCTCCAGAAAAACGCTTCATAA
- a CDS encoding NYN domain-containing protein: protein MATSHHPLLLVDGYNIIGSWASLKKTRDRHGLEPARRELIESLINYTAHNGYETQVVFDSQYRQTPSSLEQYSPNLSIYFTAWMQTADTYIEKVCASFFRRTAPPAPRLIVATSDRDQRLTVVGYGAEWMSAQRLAHEIESSGHQVRRKQRPSKRSQSRFLFNCLDAKSQERLAQWQQGS, encoded by the coding sequence ATGGCAACCTCTCACCATCCCTTATTACTCGTCGACGGCTATAATATCATTGGCAGTTGGGCTTCTTTAAAAAAGACCCGCGATCGCCACGGACTTGAACCCGCCCGGCGCGAACTCATTGAGTCCTTAATTAATTACACCGCCCATAATGGCTATGAAACTCAAGTGGTCTTTGACTCTCAGTACCGTCAGACCCCTAGTTCCCTAGAACAGTATTCTCCCAATCTATCCATCTATTTTACCGCCTGGATGCAAACGGCTGATACCTACATTGAAAAGGTCTGTGCCTCCTTTTTTCGCCGTACTGCTCCCCCCGCCCCTCGATTAATCGTCGCTACATCCGATCGAGATCAACGCTTAACGGTCGTTGGCTATGGCGCAGAATGGATGTCTGCCCAACGGCTAGCCCATGAGATTGAATCCTCTGGTCATCAAGTTAGGCGAAAACAACGACCCAGTAAACGCAGCCAGAGTCGTTTTTTATTTAATTGTCTCGATGCTAAGTCCCAAGAACGTCTAGCCCAGTGGCAACAAGGTTCTTAG
- the moeB gene encoding molybdopterin-synthase adenylyltransferase MoeB, with amino-acid sequence MLNPNLQEIELNKEEFQRYSRHIILPEVGLDGQKRLKAASVLCIGTGGLGSPLLLYLTAAGIGRIGIVDFDIVDSSNLQRQIIHGTSWVGKPKIQSAKDRILEINPYCQVDLYETRLSSENALEILKPYDVVIDGTDNFPTRYLTNDACVLLNKPNVYGSIFRFEGQATVFNYQGGPNYRDLYPEPPPPGMVPSCAEGGVLGVLPGIIGTIQATETIKIILGAENTLSGRLLLYNAWDMTFRELKLRPNPQRPVITRLIDYEQFCGIPQAQAAEAQEKATIPEITVRELKELMDHGADAFVLIDVRNVNEYEIAKIPGSVLVPLPDIEEGKGIEKIRELSQNHRVIAHCKMGGRSAKALGILKEAGIVGTNVKGGITAWSVEIDPNVPQY; translated from the coding sequence ATGCTAAATCCCAACTTACAAGAAATCGAACTGAATAAAGAAGAGTTTCAACGGTACTCTCGCCACATTATTTTGCCAGAAGTGGGGCTAGATGGACAAAAACGCTTAAAAGCAGCAAGTGTCCTTTGTATTGGAACGGGAGGCTTAGGCTCTCCCCTCCTACTATACTTAACTGCCGCCGGAATTGGACGGATAGGCATCGTTGATTTTGATATTGTGGATAGTTCTAATCTACAACGTCAAATCATCCACGGAACCTCCTGGGTAGGAAAACCGAAAATTCAGTCAGCAAAAGACCGAATTTTAGAAATTAATCCCTACTGTCAGGTAGATTTATACGAAACCCGCCTTTCGTCGGAAAATGCGCTAGAAATCCTAAAACCCTACGATGTCGTGATTGATGGAACTGATAACTTCCCTACACGGTATCTCACCAATGATGCTTGCGTATTGCTCAACAAACCTAACGTTTATGGCTCAATTTTCCGCTTTGAAGGACAAGCAACTGTCTTTAACTACCAAGGTGGTCCCAACTACCGCGACTTGTATCCCGAACCCCCACCCCCTGGAATGGTTCCCTCCTGTGCAGAAGGGGGTGTGTTAGGGGTGCTTCCGGGGATTATTGGCACGATTCAAGCCACAGAAACCATTAAAATTATTCTAGGGGCAGAAAATACCCTCAGTGGCCGTTTATTGCTGTACAATGCTTGGGATATGACCTTCCGTGAGTTGAAATTGCGGCCTAACCCACAACGGCCGGTGATTACCCGACTCATTGATTATGAGCAGTTCTGTGGTATTCCCCAAGCGCAAGCAGCAGAAGCGCAAGAAAAAGCTACTATTCCTGAAATTACAGTAAGAGAATTGAAGGAGTTAATGGATCACGGTGCGGATGCTTTTGTCTTAATTGATGTCCGCAATGTTAATGAGTATGAAATTGCCAAAATTCCTGGGTCAGTTTTAGTACCTTTACCGGATATTGAAGAAGGAAAAGGCATCGAAAAGATCCGCGAATTGTCGCAAAATCATCGAGTGATTGCCCATTGTAAGATGGGAGGACGCTCTGCAAAAGCCTTGGGTATCCTCAAAGAAGCAGGAATTGTGGGAACGAATGTTAAAGGAGGAATTACGGCCTGGAGTGTAGAAATTGATCCTAATGTTCCTCAGTACTAA
- a CDS encoding MFS transporter has product MINQQEKLTFKTKFFYGVGELSGSLPSNILIFFYLFFLTNIAGLNPGLAGIMMLLGKVWDAINDPVIGWLSDRTRSPWGRRYPWMLWGAIPLGITSFLFWVVPPTTNQWLLFAYYSIISFFFYLAFTAVLLPYSSLSAELTQDYDERTSLISFRSGFSIGGSIFSLALAQVIFAVISNTLHKYLIVGLICGLLASIMTFVSVWGTYQRYHQVQQHNQAISRSSSLSFFQEFRLTLANRPFLYVTGIYLCSWLSLQTIAATLPFFVVDCMKLSDTHFISMSITVQGTALLMMFFWSFLSRRVDKKTIYLMGIPVTIIAILGLFLLQPGQVILMYFLAFLAGIGIATAYIVPWSMLPDVVDLDELNTGDRREGIFFGVVVQLQKIGVAFALFLVGQILDFSGYIRSAEGVKPIQPESALWAIRIIVGPIPIVILLLGLLCVYFYPITREVHQEILLKLASKQ; this is encoded by the coding sequence ATGATTAATCAACAGGAAAAACTGACGTTTAAGACAAAATTTTTTTATGGAGTGGGGGAATTAAGCGGCTCACTTCCTAGTAATATTTTAATTTTCTTTTATCTGTTTTTTCTGACAAATATTGCGGGATTAAATCCGGGTTTAGCGGGAATAATGATGTTATTAGGAAAGGTCTGGGATGCTATTAATGATCCGGTGATTGGTTGGTTAAGCGATCGCACTCGCTCTCCTTGGGGAAGACGCTATCCTTGGATGTTATGGGGGGCGATTCCTTTGGGGATTACATCCTTCCTATTTTGGGTCGTTCCTCCTACTACTAATCAGTGGCTTTTATTCGCCTATTATAGTATTATTTCTTTCTTTTTTTATCTTGCTTTTACAGCAGTTTTATTACCCTATTCTAGTCTATCTGCCGAACTGACGCAAGACTATGACGAGCGCACCAGTTTAATTAGTTTTCGCTCAGGGTTTAGTATTGGGGGAAGCATTTTTTCTCTAGCCTTAGCTCAGGTTATTTTTGCTGTTATTTCTAATACTTTGCATAAGTATCTTATTGTTGGGCTAATCTGTGGATTACTGGCGAGTATTATGACATTTGTAAGTGTTTGGGGAACGTATCAACGCTATCATCAAGTCCAGCAACATAACCAAGCCATTAGTCGATCTTCTAGCCTATCTTTTTTTCAAGAATTTCGCCTAACTTTAGCTAATCGTCCTTTTTTATATGTAACAGGTATTTATCTGTGTTCTTGGTTAAGTTTACAAACCATTGCAGCAACCTTGCCTTTTTTTGTCGTTGATTGCATGAAGTTATCTGATACTCACTTTATTTCTATGTCAATTACGGTTCAAGGAACGGCTCTATTAATGATGTTTTTTTGGAGTTTTCTCAGCCGTAGAGTTGACAAAAAAACAATTTATTTGATGGGTATTCCTGTCACAATTATAGCGATTTTAGGGTTATTTCTTCTCCAGCCTGGACAGGTTATTTTGATGTATTTTTTAGCTTTTTTAGCGGGAATTGGCATTGCTACTGCCTATATTGTTCCCTGGTCAATGTTACCTGATGTGGTGGATTTAGATGAATTAAATACGGGAGACAGACGAGAAGGAATCTTTTTTGGTGTGGTTGTTCAATTACAAAAAATTGGCGTTGCTTTTGCCCTATTTTTAGTGGGTCAAATTTTAGACTTTTCCGGTTATATTCGTTCAGCAGAAGGAGTCAAACCCATACAACCTGAATCAGCTTTATGGGCTATTCGGATAATAGTCGGTCCGATTCCAATTGTTATATTATTACTGGGATTACTTTGTGTTTATTTCTATCCAATTACACGAGAAGTTCACCAAGAAATCTTACTAAAATTAGCGTCTAAACAGTAA
- a CDS encoding type II toxin-antitoxin system HicB family antitoxin: MMQYKDYFGSIHYSDEDKIFYGKVEYIRSLISFEGEDVASLRESFEGAIDDYLTLCDEKGIEPEKPFKGSFNVRVGSKMHRQAALFAQKRGLNLNKLVTDALERYLTEESLENG; the protein is encoded by the coding sequence ATGATGCAATACAAGGATTATTTCGGGTCTATTCACTATAGCGATGAGGATAAAATCTTCTACGGCAAGGTTGAATATATCCGCAGTCTCATTAGTTTTGAAGGGGAAGATGTGGCTAGTCTGAGGGAGAGTTTTGAAGGGGCAATAGATGATTATTTGACTCTTTGTGATGAAAAAGGAATTGAACCAGAGAAGCCATTTAAGGGAAGTTTTAATGTGCGTGTAGGAAGCAAAATGCACCGTCAGGCGGCATTATTTGCCCAAAAACGAGGACTCAATCTGAATAAGTTGGTAACGGATGCACTGGAACGTTATCTGACAGAAGAATCATTAGAAAATGGATAG
- a CDS encoding Mov34/MPN/PAD-1 family protein, which translates to MILMTFPHLNQMCNHALATYPEECCGLLLGTINNTEKLIVEVRATPNSWSLENEESFPTISPSIPKVLSKQTRFAIAPQIILQVQKEARDRALQIIGVYHSHPDYLAIPSEFDRAIAWSDYSYIIISVQSDQTTDLKSWQLDDNRQFQAENIQIL; encoded by the coding sequence ATGATTTTGATGACTTTCCCTCACTTGAATCAAATGTGCAATCATGCTTTAGCGACTTATCCTGAAGAATGTTGTGGCTTGCTTTTAGGAACAATTAATAACACTGAAAAATTGATTGTTGAAGTTCGAGCTACCCCCAATAGTTGGAGTTTAGAAAATGAGGAAAGTTTTCCTACTATTTCCCCTTCTATCCCAAAAGTTTTGAGTAAGCAAACTCGTTTTGCTATAGCCCCACAAATCATCTTACAAGTCCAAAAAGAAGCCAGAGATCGCGCTTTACAAATTATTGGCGTGTATCATTCTCATCCTGATTATTTGGCTATTCCCTCAGAATTTGATCGAGCGATCGCTTGGTCTGACTATTCCTATATTATTATTTCAGTTCAATCTGATCAAACTACTGATCTTAAAAGTTGGCAACTCGATGATAACCGACAATTTCAAGCAGAAAATATTCAAATACTATAG
- a CDS encoding phasin family protein, which translates to MDSNDWIKQLLLVGIGTTSLVAEKIKEVSDEWVKEGKINPDQAQGFVNDLMNQIKTGQGNFESNMERQLRNMLQDLGVPRQSEMDELRGRIDRLERQIRDLENKMWR; encoded by the coding sequence ATGGATAGTAACGACTGGATTAAGCAGTTATTGTTAGTAGGGATTGGAACAACCTCTCTAGTAGCAGAAAAAATCAAAGAAGTGAGCGATGAATGGGTAAAAGAAGGCAAAATCAACCCAGATCAAGCCCAAGGATTTGTTAATGATCTCATGAATCAAATCAAAACAGGGCAGGGGAACTTTGAGAGTAATATGGAACGCCAACTACGCAATATGCTACAAGATTTAGGAGTTCCTCGCCAATCAGAAATGGACGAATTACGGGGACGTATTGATCGCCTAGAGCGTCAAATTCGGGATCTAGAAAACAAAATGTGGCGTTAA
- a CDS encoding FKBP-type peptidyl-prolyl cis-trans isomerase → MREISISFAIILGFSLLLLLGSVFNPGNKPEAIADQLKDQPAITTSQQETLVALDTSTKETQKMDAKNTVTTSSGLQYVDLVEGTGNSPSQGKTVTVHYTGTLENGKKFDSSRDRGQPFSFKIGVGQVIKGWDEGVMSMKVGGRRQLIIPANLGYGARGAGGVIPPNATLIFDVELLDVK, encoded by the coding sequence ATGCGAGAAATTTCCATCAGTTTTGCGATTATTCTGGGTTTTAGCCTATTATTATTGTTGGGTTCTGTTTTTAACCCGGGCAACAAACCAGAAGCGATCGCCGATCAACTCAAAGATCAACCAGCCATCACCACCTCCCAACAAGAGACGCTGGTTGCGTTGGATACTTCAACCAAGGAAACCCAAAAAATGGACGCAAAAAACACCGTTACCACCTCTTCTGGACTACAATACGTTGATCTTGTCGAAGGAACAGGAAACTCCCCTAGTCAAGGTAAAACCGTTACCGTGCACTATACAGGAACGCTGGAAAACGGCAAAAAATTCGATAGTTCCCGCGATCGCGGGCAACCTTTTTCCTTTAAAATCGGTGTAGGACAGGTGATTAAAGGATGGGATGAAGGGGTGATGAGTATGAAAGTCGGTGGCCGTCGTCAACTAATCATCCCCGCCAATTTAGGGTATGGTGCACGAGGTGCAGGTGGGGTTATTCCTCCCAATGCAACCCTCATCTTTGATGTCGAATTACTTGACGTTAAATAA
- a CDS encoding DUF3493 domain-containing protein: MTKSSSNKPRPPLSQQDPEKYARLKAEAQAPYKVLRQFFYIAFGASGFIGALVFFAKLASGRGGVEALPNFALQVGVVALMVWLFRLEQKS; this comes from the coding sequence ATGACCAAATCATCGAGTAATAAGCCCCGTCCGCCTTTATCTCAACAAGATCCTGAGAAATACGCTAGACTTAAAGCGGAAGCTCAAGCTCCCTATAAAGTTTTGAGACAGTTTTTTTATATCGCCTTTGGTGCATCAGGGTTCATTGGTGCGTTAGTTTTTTTTGCCAAGTTAGCCTCAGGACGTGGTGGGGTAGAAGCATTACCGAATTTTGCCCTTCAGGTGGGTGTAGTCGCTTTGATGGTGTGGCTATTTCGCCTAGAACAAAAGTCTTAG
- a CDS encoding ion channel, whose protein sequence is MKQFKKMAKFRSLLRPSLGNKNSSHKVSRPLQNSQKIDLFHPARSDLYHWLLSLSWRKFLLLVTLFYFTLNIFFAFAYLSIGDGIANAEPGSFKDAFFFSIQTLSTVGYGSMYPQTFYAQLLMTIEVWMGLLLIAILTGLMFARFSRPTARVHFSQVAVVCSFDGIPTLMFRAANRRTNRILEAQIQVSLVRNEVTQEGHQLRRFYDLKLLRSRSPIFGLSWQVMHPIDQTSPLYGNCAEYLEQVEGEIWVTLTGLDETFSQTIHARHSYSSDEILWNMRFVDIFSRTSDGRYQIDLSRFSDVIPLN, encoded by the coding sequence ATGAAACAATTCAAAAAAATGGCTAAATTTCGCTCACTGCTCAGACCATCTTTGGGGAATAAAAACTCTTCTCACAAAGTGAGTAGACCCTTACAAAATTCGCAAAAAATTGATTTATTTCATCCAGCAAGGAGTGATCTATATCATTGGCTATTATCCCTTTCTTGGCGTAAATTTTTGTTGTTAGTCACTTTATTCTATTTTACTCTTAATATTTTCTTTGCTTTCGCTTATTTAAGCATCGGAGACGGTATTGCCAATGCTGAACCAGGGTCTTTCAAAGATGCTTTTTTCTTCAGTATTCAAACCCTATCCACCGTGGGTTATGGCTCAATGTATCCTCAAACCTTCTATGCTCAATTGTTGATGACTATCGAAGTGTGGATGGGATTATTATTAATAGCCATTTTGACGGGTTTAATGTTTGCTCGGTTTTCTCGACCAACCGCTAGGGTTCACTTTAGTCAGGTAGCGGTTGTTTGTTCTTTTGATGGTATTCCAACCTTAATGTTTCGGGCGGCTAACCGACGAACAAATCGTATTTTAGAGGCACAAATTCAAGTGAGTTTAGTTAGAAATGAAGTAACCCAAGAAGGACATCAGTTACGTCGTTTTTATGATTTGAAATTGTTGCGATCGCGTAGTCCCATTTTTGGCCTCAGTTGGCAAGTCATGCACCCCATTGATCAAACCAGTCCCCTTTATGGCAATTGTGCTGAGTACCTTGAACAAGTAGAAGGAGAAATTTGGGTCACATTAACGGGACTCGATGAAACCTTTTCCCAAACCATCCATGCGCGTCATTCCTATTCTAGTGACGAAATTCTCTGGAATATGCGCTTTGTTGATATATTTTCGCGTACTTCTGACGGTAGATACCAAATTGATCTCAGTCGTTTTAGTGATGTGATTCCCTTGAACTGA
- a CDS encoding RluA family pseudouridine synthase, giving the protein MDQVILEKISEFVTEKTALKDLAVNYWYEGYCPQSGEFLRLPRNRMIEAIALGLMKQLAEDNRYSYEGKMYGVLLVETPQGELAVLKAFSGLLLGKNVVEGWVPSLLGKEKITLEEIQTLEQLENLKHQIVALQKISERQDYQDLSKEWKTRLNNLAIIHRERKLKRQEKRKNLLKTFQDNDLKLVLDNLNKESQKDGIEKRKLKQKRDKILNPLKQKIDQADAQILELKQQRKELSRQLQAQMNQVYSLSNFAGQSNSLQSLIPTGGLLTGTGECCAPKLLNYAAQHHLKPLAMAEFWWGEASNNGDKIPGQFYPACQERCQPLMGFLLSGLGNNQSFFKSEIKVIYEDQWIIAIDKPSSLLSVPGRYFETFDSVLTRLQNSLPDAQELRTVHRLDQDTSGILLLARDRYTHRHLSQQFAQRKVEKIYEAILAGSVMMNEGVIQLPLWGDPNNRPYQKVDWELGKPSITQFKVITTQENLTRIQFIPLTGRTHQIRVHAVDTQGLGSVILGDYLYGCNAGVSRLHLHARELKFEHPQQQKTVHLYLETPF; this is encoded by the coding sequence ATGGATCAAGTAATTCTTGAGAAGATATCAGAATTTGTGACAGAAAAGACAGCTTTAAAGGATTTAGCGGTTAATTATTGGTATGAAGGATATTGTCCCCAAAGTGGTGAATTTTTAAGACTTCCCCGTAATAGAATGATAGAAGCGATCGCCCTCGGTTTAATGAAACAATTAGCTGAAGATAATCGCTATAGTTATGAAGGAAAAATGTATGGTGTTTTATTAGTAGAAACCCCACAAGGAGAACTGGCAGTACTAAAAGCGTTTTCGGGTCTTCTTTTAGGAAAAAATGTTGTTGAGGGATGGGTTCCTTCTCTATTGGGAAAGGAAAAAATAACTTTAGAAGAAATTCAAACATTAGAACAACTAGAAAATCTCAAACATCAGATAGTTGCCTTACAAAAAATTTCCGAAAGACAGGATTATCAAGACTTATCTAAAGAATGGAAAACCCGTTTAAACAATTTAGCAATTATTCATCGTGAACGTAAATTAAAAAGACAAGAAAAACGCAAAAATTTACTAAAAACCTTCCAAGATAATGATTTAAAGCTTGTTTTGGATAATCTCAACAAAGAAAGTCAAAAAGACGGCATAGAGAAGCGAAAATTAAAACAAAAAAGAGATAAAATATTAAACCCATTAAAGCAAAAAATTGATCAAGCAGATGCTCAAATATTAGAATTAAAACAACAGCGTAAAGAATTATCCCGTCAGCTTCAAGCACAGATGAATCAAGTTTATTCTCTAAGCAATTTTGCGGGACAATCAAACTCATTACAAAGCTTAATACCCACAGGTGGTTTACTGACAGGAACGGGAGAGTGTTGTGCGCCAAAATTACTAAATTATGCAGCACAACATCACTTAAAACCTTTAGCTATGGCTGAATTTTGGTGGGGAGAAGCGTCTAACAATGGAGATAAAATTCCTGGTCAATTTTATCCTGCGTGTCAGGAAAGATGTCAGCCTTTGATGGGATTTTTACTGTCTGGATTAGGGAACAATCAATCTTTTTTTAAAAGTGAAATCAAGGTAATTTATGAAGATCAATGGATAATTGCTATTGATAAGCCGAGCAGTTTATTATCAGTACCAGGTCGTTATTTTGAGACCTTTGATAGTGTCTTAACCCGCTTACAAAATAGCTTACCTGATGCTCAAGAATTAAGAACTGTACATCGATTAGATCAAGACACTTCGGGGATTCTTTTATTAGCACGCGATCGCTACACCCATCGTCACCTTAGTCAACAATTTGCACAACGAAAAGTTGAGAAAATTTATGAAGCAATCTTAGCTGGATCGGTTATGATGAATGAAGGAGTAATTCAATTACCTTTATGGGGAGATCCCAATAATCGTCCTTACCAAAAAGTTGATTGGGAACTGGGAAAACCTAGTATTACTCAGTTTAAAGTTATTACAACACAAGAAAACTTGACCCGTATTCAATTTATTCCCCTAACAGGACGTACCCATCAAATCAGGGTTCATGCAGTGGATACACAAGGACTAGGAAGCGTCATTTTAGGCGATTATCTTTATGGGTGTAATGCTGGTGTAAGTCGTTTACATTTACACGCTAGAGAATTAAAATTTGAGCACCCTCAGCAACAAAAGACTGTTCATCTTTATTTAGAAACACCATTTTAA